One Setaria viridis chromosome 3, Setaria_viridis_v4.0, whole genome shotgun sequence DNA window includes the following coding sequences:
- the LOC117850026 gene encoding putative F-box protein At1g49610 produces MDAGEDCISGLPDELLHAILVRLGSTRAAVRTGVLSRRWRHVWASLPELVLEYIALRAEYGGGVLAGRIEPWLRFASERVVSALFLYVPPRPRRTLAAPPPLVRLVREADPSGDTLARMEGSELTSLVCTQCPCLRDLNLLIMLVDASNLSVRSESLQSLWFSVWKTRQLEIVAPRLEKLSVSNAIDEARISALKLAELSNAAYDPRCHQFDVVGHRLRLLELGQSSTVASLMQQFDEVDELKLGISIPQGIDGYESFLNATNKLPKCKILSISSAWEHHGLVPGMLHLLRSCNSTRKLSLFDCCDSASKHPCLPSCPCRLEQSHRIDAISLNSLEEVVMKHRMNSAPPPSKEVREKIRRMFQPNIEVELYVFSDSEWVRMN; encoded by the exons ATGGACGCCGGCGAGGACTGCATCAGCGGCCTCCCCGACGAGCTGCTGCACGCCATCCTCGTCCGCCTCGGCTCCACCCGCGCCGCGGTGCGCACCGGCGTGctctcccgccgctggcgccacGTCTGGGCCTCCCTGCCGGAGCTCGTCCTTGAATA CATCGCGCTGCGCGCCGagtacggcggcggcgtcctggcCGGGCGCATCGAGCCGTGGCTGCGCTTCGCTTCGGAGCGCGTGGTGAGCGCGCTCTTCCTCTACGTCCCTCCGCGG CCTCGGAGGACCTTGGCGGCTCCGCCCCCCCTCGTCCGGCTTGTTCGGGAAGCTGACCCATCTGGCGATACTCTTGCCCGCATGGAAGGCAGCGAGCTCACATCCCTCGTGTGCACGCAATGCCCGTGCCTAAGAGACCTCAATCTCTTAATCATGTTGGTCGATGCCTCCAACCTCTCCGTACGCTCTGAGTCACTGCAATCGCTGTGGTTCAGTGTCTGGAAAACACGACAGCTAGAGATCGTGGCACCAAGGCTGGAAAAGCTGTCTGTATCTAACGCCATTGATGAGGCGCGAATCTCTGCCCTGAAGCTTGCAGAGCTATCCAACGCCGCCTACGACCCTCGGTGCCACCAGTTTGATGTTGTTGGCCATCGCCTCCGGCTGCTAGAACTCGGTCAAAGTTCTACAGTGGCGTCCCTGATGCAGCAATTTGACGAAGTTGATGAGTTGAAACTGGGCATCTCCATTCCACAG GGAATAGATGGCTATGAAAGCTTCTTGAATGCAACCAACAAGCTGCCCAAGTGTAAGATATTGAGCATATCCTCAGCATGGGAACACCATGGCTTGGTACCAGGCATGTTGCATCTCTTGAGGAGTTGCAACAGTACGAGGAAGCTTTCCCTATTTGATTGCTGTGACTCCGCATCG AAGCATCCCTGCCTGCCATCTTGCCCTTGTCGCTTGGAACAGAGTCACAGGATTGATGCTATTTCTCTCAATTCACTTGAAGAG GTTGTCATGAAACATAGGATGAACTCTGCGCCTCCACCAAGCAAGGAGGTGCGTGAAAAGATCCGCAGAATGTTCCAGCCAAATATTGAAGTTGAACTATATGTGTTTTCGGATTCGGAGTGGGTGCGTATGAACTGA
- the LOC117850023 gene encoding bZIP transcription factor 1-B, with translation MGSSGADTPSKTTKASAPQEQQPPATSGAATPAVYPDWSSFQAYPPIPPHGFFPSPVASSPQGHPYMWGAQPMIPPYGTPPPPYVMYPPGVYAHPSMPPGAHPFTPYALTSPNGNADAPGTAAAAGDTDGKPSEGKDKSPTKRSKGSLGSLNMLTGKNPTEHGKTSGASANGATSQSGDSGSESTSEGSEGNSQNDSHHKESGQEQDGDVRSSQNGASRSPSEGKLNQTMAIMPMPSSGPVGPTTNLNIGMDYWANTASSTPAIHGKVTPTTGTGAVVPAEQWIQDERELKRQRRKQSNRESARRSRLRKQAECEELAQRADVLKQENSSLRDEVNRIRKEYEELLSKNNSLKEKLEGKQHKTDEAGFNNKLQHSGDDSQKKGN, from the exons ATGGGAAGCAGTGGAGCAGATACACCGTCTAAGACAACCAAGGCTTCTGCCCCTCAG GAACAACAGCCACCCGCTACCTCAGGTGCTGCAACACCGGCTGTTTACCCAGATTGGTCCAGCTTCCAG GCATATCCTCCAATCCCACCACATGGGTTCTTCCCTTCACCTGTGGCATCAAGTCCACAGGGTCATCCATACATGTGGGGAGCTCAA CCTATGATCCCACCATATggaacaccgccgccgccatatGTCATGTACCCTCCTGGAGTATATGCTCACCCATCCATGCCCCCG GGTGCACATCCATTCACCCCTTATGCCTTGACTTCTCCAAATGGCAATGCTGATGCTCCT GGaactgctgctgcggctggtgATACTGACGGGAAGCCCTCTGAAGGCAAAGATAAAAGTCCAACAAAAAGATCCAAAGGAAGTTTAGGTAGCTTGAACATGCTTACTGGAAAGAATCCCACCGAACATGGTAAGACCTCAGGAGCATCAGCAAATGGAGCCACTTCTCAAAG TGGGGATAGTGGGAGTGAAAGTACAAGTGAAGGGAGCGAAGGAAATTCTCAGAAT GATTCACACCACAAGGAAAGTGGACAGGAACAAGATGGAG ATGTTCGAAGTTCCCAGAATGGTGCATCACGCTCGCCATCTGAGGGGAAATTGAACCAAACAATGGCAATCATGCCAATGCCATCAAGTGGCCCAGTTGGTCCAACTACAAACCTCAATATAGGGATGGATTATTGGGCCAACACAGCAAGCTCCACTCCTGCAATTCATGGCAAAGTGACCCCTACAACAGGTACAGGTGCTGTGGTCCCAGCAGAGCAGTGGATACAG GATGAACGCGAACTTAAAAGGCAAAGAAGGAAGCAGTCCAACAGGGAGTCAGCACGCAGATCTAGGTTGCGCAAACAG GCTGAGTGTGAAGAGTTGGCTCAACGTGCTGATGTTTTAAAGCAGGAAAATTCTTCACTTAGAGATGAAGTAAACCGTATCAGAAAAGAGTACGAGGAACTCCTATCAAAGAATAACTCACTAAAG GAAAAACTTGAAGGCAAACAACACAAAACTGATGAGGCAGGATTTAACAACAAGCTGCAACATTCTGGCGATGACAGCCAGAAAAAAGGAAATTAA